The Camelina sativa cultivar DH55 chromosome 14, Cs, whole genome shotgun sequence genome includes a window with the following:
- the LOC104739615 gene encoding CSC1-like protein At1g10090 isoform X1 has product MDVAALLTSAGINVAICIVLVSLYSILRKQPANYCVYFGRMLSSGRVKRHDPHWYERFAPSPSWLLKAWETTEEEMLAAAGLDAVVLIRMVICSIRIFSIVAVVCIAFVLPVNYYGQKMEHKEVHLESLGVFTIENLHQRSRWLWVHCLSLYIISSATCALLYFEYKNITKRRLAHIAESASKPSHFTVLIRAIPQSPEQSYSETVSKYFTNYYAPSYVSHLMVYRDGFIQRLRNETERMCQAMKHVSSDLSCNPSLKSCTFCGPAATNSFQILANEADSVKTLELGELTLATTEEERPVAFVFFKSRYDALVVSEVLQTPNPMLWVADLAPEPHDVHWRNLRIPYRQLWMRRIATLVGAIAFMFVFLFPVAFVQGLTQLQTLSKNFPFLKDFLNRRNFVNQVITGYLPSVILVLFFYAVPPLMMYFSTLEGCVSRSLRKKSACIKILYFTIWNVFFVNILSGSVIRQLAVLSSVRDIPAQLAKLVPAQAGFFMTYCFTSGWAGLACEIMQPVGLIWNLIRKVIVKNKEDSYETLRFPYHTEIPRLLLFGLLGLTNSVIAPLIMPFLLIYFFFAYLVYKNQIINVYITKYESGGQYWPIFHNTTIFSLILSQVIALGFFGLKLSTVASGFTIPLILLTLLFSEYCRQRFAPIFQKYPAEILIAMDRADEVKGKMDEIHNNLKAAYSQIPSLSCSQESSKAGCSSPGSDQELPDSEQLKPEKESLKAEYIWAFQRSKSGHDLEVKSCPSASPNRYSPGFAEIYKRT; this is encoded by the exons ATGGATGTCGCTGCACTTCTAACTTCTGCTGGGATTAATGTAGCCATATGCATTGTGCTTGTGTCCCTTTATTCCATTCTACGGAAGCAGCCAGCCAATTATTGTGTTTACTTTGGCCGAATGCTCTCTAGCGGAAGAGTTAAACGTCATGATCCTCATTGGTATGAGAGGTTTGCGCCTTCTCCAAGTTGGCTCCTTAAAGCTTGGGAAACTACTGAGGAAGAGATGTTGGCTGCTGCTGGTCTCGATGCTGTGGTTCTCATCAGGATGGTCATTTGCAG CATTCGTATTTTCTCAATCGTTGCAGTCGTTTGCATTGCCTTCGTGCTACCTGTTAACTATTATGGACAAAAGATGGAGCATAAGGAAGTCCATTTGGAGTCATTGGGAGTATTCACAATTGAGAACCTTCATCAACGCTCACGATG GCTGTGGGTTCATTGTCTCTCATTGTACATCATATCCTCCGCAACTTGTGctcttctttacttt gaatataaaaatataaccaaaaggAGGCTTGCCCATATTGCTGAATCTGCCTCAAAGCCAAGCCATTTTACTGTTCTTATTCGTGCTATTCCTCAGTCTCCTGAGCAGTCCTACAGCGAAACAGTGAGCAAATACTTCACAAATTACTATGCACCAAGCTATGTGTCGCACCTAATGGTCTACCGTGATGGGTTCATTCAGAGGCTGAGG aATGAAACGGAGAGGATGTGTCAGGCTATGAAACATGTTTCTTCTGATTTAAGTTGTAACCCGAGCTTGAAGTCATGCACCTTTTGTGGACCTGCAGCCACAAATTCTTTCCAAATCCTCGCTAACGAGGCAGACAGTGTGAAAACACTGGAGCTTGGTGAGTTGACTTTGGCTACGACGGAGGAA GAACGTCCCGttgcttttgtgtttttcaaGAGTCGTTATGATGCTCTTGTTGTTTCGGAGGTTCTTCAAACACCAAATCCTATGTTATGGGTGGCAGACTTGGCTCCAGAGCCTCATGATGTTCATTGGAGGAATCTCAGAATACCTTATCGGCAACTTTGGATGCGAAGAATAGCAACCCTTGTTGGTGCTATTGCCTTcatgtttgtgtttctttttcctGTTGCCTTTGTTCAAGGGCTGACTCAACTACAAACGCTATCCAAGAATTTCCCTTTCCTAAAAGACTTCTTGAACAG GAGGAATTTTGTGAACCAGGTCATCACAGGGTACTTACCAAGTGTGATTTTGGTTCTATTCTTTTATGCCGTTCCACCATTGATGATGTACTTTTCAACCTTGGAGGGGTGTGTTTCTCGGAGTCTAAGAAAGAAAAGTGCATGTATCAAAATTTTGTACTTCACCATCTGGAATGTGTTCTTCGTCAATATTCTATCAGGCTCTGTTATCAGGCAATTGGCTGTATTGTCTAGTGTGAGGGACATACCTGCACAACTTGCCAAACTAGTTCCAGCACAA GCTGGCTTCTTCATGACCTATTGTTTCACATCTGGTTGGGCCGGTTTGGCATGTGAAATCATGCAACCTGTTGGGCTCATCTGGAACCTGATAAGAAAAGTTATTGTCAAGAACAAGGAGGACTCGTATGAAACACTTAGGTTTCCATACCATACAGAAATTCCGCGACTACTCTTGTTCGGGCTCCTGGGACTCACCAATTCAGTCATAGCGCCTCTAATAATGCCGTTCCTGTTGATCTACTTTTTCTTCGCATATCTTGTATACAAAAATCAG ATAATCAAcgtttatattacaaaatatgaaagcGGTGGACAATATTGGCCTATTTTTCACAACACGACAATCTTTTCACTGATCTTGTCGCAAGTTATAGCTCTAGGCTTTTTCGGTTTAAAGCTATCAACGGTTGCTTCAGGTTTCACCATTCCATTAATTCTTCTGACTCTTCTGTTTAGTGAGTATTGTCGGCAGAGGTTTGCGCCCATATTCCAGAAATATCCAGCCGAG ATTTTGATCGCTATGGACCGAGCAGATGAGGTGAAAGGAAAGATGGACGAGATACATAACAACTTGAAAGCTGCATACTCTCAGATACCATCATTATCGTGTTCTCAGGAATCGAGCAAAGCTGGTTGCAGTTCACCTGGCTCAGATCAGGAGTTACCAGATTCTGAACAATTGAAGCCTGAGAAAGAGAGTCTTAAAGCTGAATACATCTGGGCGTTCCAGAGAAGTAAATCTGGTCATGATCTTGAGGTGAAATCCTGCCCCAGTGCTTCACCAAATCGTTATTCTCCAGGATTTGCTGAGATATACAAACGAACTTAA
- the LOC104739616 gene encoding branched-chain-amino-acid aminotransferase 2, chloroplastic-like isoform X1: MIKAFSSLRKSLVLPLHLHIRMLQTFAKYNAQAATALREERKRPVYQNGDDEYVDLDWDNLGFGLTPADYMYVMKCSKDGAFTEGELSPYGNIQLSPSAGVLNYGQAVYEGTKAYRKENGKLLLFRPDHNAIRMKLGAERMLMPSPSVDQFVNAVKQTALANKRWVPPSGKGTLYIRPLLMGSGPILGLGPAPEYTFIIYASPVGNYFKEGMAALNLYVEEEYVRTAPGGAGGVKSITNYAPVLKALSRAKSLGFSDVLYLDSVKKKYLEEASSCNVFVVKGRTISTPATNGTILEGITRKSIMEIASDQGYQVVEKAVHVDEVMDADEVFCTGTAVVVAPVGSITYQDKRVEYKTGDESVCQKLRSILVSIQTGLTEDNKGWVTNIN, from the exons ATGATCAAAGCCTTCTCATCTCTACGCAAAAGTCtagttcttcctcttcatttaCATATTCGTATG CTACAAACTTTCGCTAAGTACAACGCACAAGCTGCCACGGCCTTGCGAGAAGAGCGTAAGAGACCTGTTTATca AAATGGAGATGATGAGTATGTGGATTTGGATTGGGACAATCTCGGGTTTGGTCTAACGCCAGCTGATTACATGTATGTCATGAAATGCTCAAAAGACGGTGCATTTACTGAAGGAGAACTTAGTCCCTATGGGAATATTCAGCTGAGTCCTTCTGCTGGAGTCTTAAACTATGGACAG GCGGTATATGAAGGTACAAAAGCATACAGGAAAGAAAATGGGAAGCTTCTTCTGTTTCGCCCGGATCACAATGCTATCCGAATGAAGCTTGGCGCTGAACGGATGCTCATGCCTTCTCCTTCTGTTGATCAGTTTGTTAATGCAGTTAAACAAACCGCTCTCGCCAACAAACGTTGG GTTCCTCCTTCAGGGAAAGGGACTTTGTATATCAGGCCTTTGTTGATGGGAAGTGGTCCTATTCTTGGTTTAGGCCCTGCACCTGAATATACATTCATTATCTATGCATCTCCAGTTGGTAACTACTTCAAG GAAGGGATGGCTGCTCTTAACCTCTATGTTGAGGAAGAGTATGTCCGTACAGCTCCTGGTGGAGCTGGAGGGGTCAAGAGCATCACAAATTATGCCCCA GTTTTGAAAGCACTGAGCAGAGCCAAGAGCCTGGGGTTTTCAGACGTTCTTTATCTTGATTCTGTCAAGAAAAAGTATCTAGAGGAGGCTTCTTCTTGCAATGTCTTTGTTgtgaag GGTCGGACAATCTCAACTCCTGCAACTAATGGTACAATTCTTGAGGGGATTACACGGAAAAGTATAATGGAGATCGCAAGTGATCAAGGTTATCAG GTAGTAGAGAAGGCAGTACATGTGGATGAAGTAATGGATGCAGATGAAGTCTTTTGTACCGGAACTGCTGTAGTAGTTGCTCCTGTGGGTTCTATAACATATCAGGACAAAAG AGTGGAGTATAAAACCGGGGATGAATCTGTCTGCCAGAAACTGCGTTCCATCCTTGTCTCTATCCAGACAGGATTGACTGAAGACAACAAGGGATGGGTCACAAATATCAACTGA
- the LOC104739616 gene encoding branched-chain-amino-acid aminotransferase 2, chloroplastic-like isoform X2 — protein sequence MYVMKCSKDGAFTEGELSPYGNIQLSPSAGVLNYGQAVYEGTKAYRKENGKLLLFRPDHNAIRMKLGAERMLMPSPSVDQFVNAVKQTALANKRWVPPSGKGTLYIRPLLMGSGPILGLGPAPEYTFIIYASPVGNYFKEGMAALNLYVEEEYVRTAPGGAGGVKSITNYAPVLKALSRAKSLGFSDVLYLDSVKKKYLEEASSCNVFVVKGRTISTPATNGTILEGITRKSIMEIASDQGYQVVEKAVHVDEVMDADEVFCTGTAVVVAPVGSITYQDKRVEYKTGDESVCQKLRSILVSIQTGLTEDNKGWVTNIN from the exons ATGTATGTCATGAAATGCTCAAAAGACGGTGCATTTACTGAAGGAGAACTTAGTCCCTATGGGAATATTCAGCTGAGTCCTTCTGCTGGAGTCTTAAACTATGGACAG GCGGTATATGAAGGTACAAAAGCATACAGGAAAGAAAATGGGAAGCTTCTTCTGTTTCGCCCGGATCACAATGCTATCCGAATGAAGCTTGGCGCTGAACGGATGCTCATGCCTTCTCCTTCTGTTGATCAGTTTGTTAATGCAGTTAAACAAACCGCTCTCGCCAACAAACGTTGG GTTCCTCCTTCAGGGAAAGGGACTTTGTATATCAGGCCTTTGTTGATGGGAAGTGGTCCTATTCTTGGTTTAGGCCCTGCACCTGAATATACATTCATTATCTATGCATCTCCAGTTGGTAACTACTTCAAG GAAGGGATGGCTGCTCTTAACCTCTATGTTGAGGAAGAGTATGTCCGTACAGCTCCTGGTGGAGCTGGAGGGGTCAAGAGCATCACAAATTATGCCCCA GTTTTGAAAGCACTGAGCAGAGCCAAGAGCCTGGGGTTTTCAGACGTTCTTTATCTTGATTCTGTCAAGAAAAAGTATCTAGAGGAGGCTTCTTCTTGCAATGTCTTTGTTgtgaag GGTCGGACAATCTCAACTCCTGCAACTAATGGTACAATTCTTGAGGGGATTACACGGAAAAGTATAATGGAGATCGCAAGTGATCAAGGTTATCAG GTAGTAGAGAAGGCAGTACATGTGGATGAAGTAATGGATGCAGATGAAGTCTTTTGTACCGGAACTGCTGTAGTAGTTGCTCCTGTGGGTTCTATAACATATCAGGACAAAAG AGTGGAGTATAAAACCGGGGATGAATCTGTCTGCCAGAAACTGCGTTCCATCCTTGTCTCTATCCAGACAGGATTGACTGAAGACAACAAGGGATGGGTCACAAATATCAACTGA
- the LOC104739615 gene encoding CSC1-like protein At1g10090 isoform X2 produces MILIGMRGLRLLQVGSLKLGKLLRKRCWLLLVSMLWFSSGWSFAVVCIAFVLPVNYYGQKMEHKEVHLESLGVFTIENLHQRSRWLWVHCLSLYIISSATCALLYFEYKNITKRRLAHIAESASKPSHFTVLIRAIPQSPEQSYSETVSKYFTNYYAPSYVSHLMVYRDGFIQRLRNETERMCQAMKHVSSDLSCNPSLKSCTFCGPAATNSFQILANEADSVKTLELGELTLATTEEERPVAFVFFKSRYDALVVSEVLQTPNPMLWVADLAPEPHDVHWRNLRIPYRQLWMRRIATLVGAIAFMFVFLFPVAFVQGLTQLQTLSKNFPFLKDFLNRRNFVNQVITGYLPSVILVLFFYAVPPLMMYFSTLEGCVSRSLRKKSACIKILYFTIWNVFFVNILSGSVIRQLAVLSSVRDIPAQLAKLVPAQAGFFMTYCFTSGWAGLACEIMQPVGLIWNLIRKVIVKNKEDSYETLRFPYHTEIPRLLLFGLLGLTNSVIAPLIMPFLLIYFFFAYLVYKNQIINVYITKYESGGQYWPIFHNTTIFSLILSQVIALGFFGLKLSTVASGFTIPLILLTLLFSEYCRQRFAPIFQKYPAEILIAMDRADEVKGKMDEIHNNLKAAYSQIPSLSCSQESSKAGCSSPGSDQELPDSEQLKPEKESLKAEYIWAFQRSKSGHDLEVKSCPSASPNRYSPGFAEIYKRT; encoded by the exons ATGATCCTCATTGGTATGAGAGGTTTGCGCCTTCTCCAAGTTGGCTCCTTAAAGCTTGGGAAACTACTGAGGAAGAGATGTTGGCTGCTGCTGGTCTCGATGCTGTGGTTCTCATCAGGATGGTCATTTGCAG TCGTTTGCATTGCCTTCGTGCTACCTGTTAACTATTATGGACAAAAGATGGAGCATAAGGAAGTCCATTTGGAGTCATTGGGAGTATTCACAATTGAGAACCTTCATCAACGCTCACGATG GCTGTGGGTTCATTGTCTCTCATTGTACATCATATCCTCCGCAACTTGTGctcttctttacttt gaatataaaaatataaccaaaaggAGGCTTGCCCATATTGCTGAATCTGCCTCAAAGCCAAGCCATTTTACTGTTCTTATTCGTGCTATTCCTCAGTCTCCTGAGCAGTCCTACAGCGAAACAGTGAGCAAATACTTCACAAATTACTATGCACCAAGCTATGTGTCGCACCTAATGGTCTACCGTGATGGGTTCATTCAGAGGCTGAGG aATGAAACGGAGAGGATGTGTCAGGCTATGAAACATGTTTCTTCTGATTTAAGTTGTAACCCGAGCTTGAAGTCATGCACCTTTTGTGGACCTGCAGCCACAAATTCTTTCCAAATCCTCGCTAACGAGGCAGACAGTGTGAAAACACTGGAGCTTGGTGAGTTGACTTTGGCTACGACGGAGGAA GAACGTCCCGttgcttttgtgtttttcaaGAGTCGTTATGATGCTCTTGTTGTTTCGGAGGTTCTTCAAACACCAAATCCTATGTTATGGGTGGCAGACTTGGCTCCAGAGCCTCATGATGTTCATTGGAGGAATCTCAGAATACCTTATCGGCAACTTTGGATGCGAAGAATAGCAACCCTTGTTGGTGCTATTGCCTTcatgtttgtgtttctttttcctGTTGCCTTTGTTCAAGGGCTGACTCAACTACAAACGCTATCCAAGAATTTCCCTTTCCTAAAAGACTTCTTGAACAG GAGGAATTTTGTGAACCAGGTCATCACAGGGTACTTACCAAGTGTGATTTTGGTTCTATTCTTTTATGCCGTTCCACCATTGATGATGTACTTTTCAACCTTGGAGGGGTGTGTTTCTCGGAGTCTAAGAAAGAAAAGTGCATGTATCAAAATTTTGTACTTCACCATCTGGAATGTGTTCTTCGTCAATATTCTATCAGGCTCTGTTATCAGGCAATTGGCTGTATTGTCTAGTGTGAGGGACATACCTGCACAACTTGCCAAACTAGTTCCAGCACAA GCTGGCTTCTTCATGACCTATTGTTTCACATCTGGTTGGGCCGGTTTGGCATGTGAAATCATGCAACCTGTTGGGCTCATCTGGAACCTGATAAGAAAAGTTATTGTCAAGAACAAGGAGGACTCGTATGAAACACTTAGGTTTCCATACCATACAGAAATTCCGCGACTACTCTTGTTCGGGCTCCTGGGACTCACCAATTCAGTCATAGCGCCTCTAATAATGCCGTTCCTGTTGATCTACTTTTTCTTCGCATATCTTGTATACAAAAATCAG ATAATCAAcgtttatattacaaaatatgaaagcGGTGGACAATATTGGCCTATTTTTCACAACACGACAATCTTTTCACTGATCTTGTCGCAAGTTATAGCTCTAGGCTTTTTCGGTTTAAAGCTATCAACGGTTGCTTCAGGTTTCACCATTCCATTAATTCTTCTGACTCTTCTGTTTAGTGAGTATTGTCGGCAGAGGTTTGCGCCCATATTCCAGAAATATCCAGCCGAG ATTTTGATCGCTATGGACCGAGCAGATGAGGTGAAAGGAAAGATGGACGAGATACATAACAACTTGAAAGCTGCATACTCTCAGATACCATCATTATCGTGTTCTCAGGAATCGAGCAAAGCTGGTTGCAGTTCACCTGGCTCAGATCAGGAGTTACCAGATTCTGAACAATTGAAGCCTGAGAAAGAGAGTCTTAAAGCTGAATACATCTGGGCGTTCCAGAGAAGTAAATCTGGTCATGATCTTGAGGTGAAATCCTGCCCCAGTGCTTCACCAAATCGTTATTCTCCAGGATTTGCTGAGATATACAAACGAACTTAA
- the LOC104739618 gene encoding protein prenyltransferase alpha subunit repeat-containing protein 1-like, producing MRQGPCSEEDCFGLLKQFEHVLESDPLIDEVGFIHPSQFTLLDKEAGFSNVYLQPHDGTSSKFWNQDHKLGISTDILVQLCKDAKHLFLLALDEYKCHGNACREPQIKSISSTPESEVMKHSQAVLLLSSDFGTAWNARKLILSKADKLFAFTDELRLSGLVLSNSPKSESTWSHRRWIIKMISRRFSTPQDIITKESELVESIGERSKMNYRAWYHRCWLVSYMEVEQVIQELNKSKRWAGLHLADNSCFHYRRRLMLKILDSLYVKGCNAYDKTQAHKIWKEELDWNKELVERYVGREALWLHRRFLSLNWIMYFTSNHSDVSPELGESIIMMSEEIAIFIDNEIHLLESSMTILDTKFEDYQAQVLHAVAYMLWLTKKMPELRRMLEEKLGTEKVKCLLSKIGEERPSLLHHLVNV from the exons ATGAGACAAGGACCATGCTCTGAAGAAGATTGCTTTGGCTTGTTGAAGCAGTTCGAGCATGTTCTTGAATCTGACCCTCTTAT TGATGAAGTAGGGTTTATCCACCCCTCACAGTTCACCTTGCTGGATAAAGAAGCAGGTTTCTCCAATGTGTATCTCCAGCCTCACGATGGAACCTCAAGCAAGTTTTGGAATCAAGATCACAAATTGGGAATATCCACTGATATACTTGTTCAGTTATGTAAAGATGCCAAGCATCTGTTTCTGCTTGCGCTTGATGAGTACAAATGCCATGGAAACGCATGTAGGGAGCCTCAGATTAAGAGTATCTCTTCTACTCCAGAGAGTGAAGTCATGAAGCATAGCCAAGCTGTTTTGCTGTTGAGCTCAGACTTTGGAACCGCATGGAATGCTAG GAAGCTGATATTGTCAAAAGCAGATAAACTTTTCGCATTCACGGATGAACTTCGTCTCTCTGGGCTCGTTCTTTCAAATTCTCCAAAGAGTGAGTCAACATGGAGCCATAG aAGGTGGATAATTAAGATGATTTCTCGGAGATTTTCTACACCACAAGATATTATAACCAAAGAATCTGAGTTAGTGGAATCAATAGGCGAG AGATCAAAGATGAACTATCGTGCATGGTATCACCGTTGCTGGTTGGTTTCCTACATGGAAGTTGAGCAG GTGATACAAGAGTTGAACAAATCTAAAAGGTGGGCAGGGCTTCATTTAGCCGATAATTCTTGCTTCCATTATCGCAGA CGGCTGATGCTCAAGATATTGGATTCGCTTTATGTGAAAGGATGCAATGCTTATGATAAAACTCAGGCACATAAAATCTGGAAG GAAGAGCTGGATTGGAACAAAGAATTGGTAGAGCGTTACGTAGGACGAGAG GCACTATGGCTTCATCGGCGGTTCCTCTCTCTTAATTGGATAATGTATTTCACTTCCAATCATTCAGATGTTTCACCTGAACTTGGAGAGAGTATCATTATGATGAGTGAAGAAATTGCCATCTTCATTGATAATGAGATCCATCTTCTAGAATCTTCTATGACCATTCTGGATACCAAATTTGAAGATTATCAAGCTCAAGTATTGCATGCTGTTGCCTATATGCTATGGCTGACAAAG AAAATGCCAGAATTGAGGAGAATGCTCGAGGAGAAGCTTGGAACAGAGAAAGTGAAGTGTTTACTGAGCAAAATTGGTGAAGAGAGACCCTCACTTTTGCATCATTTGGTGAATGTCTGA